Proteins found in one Eriocheir sinensis breed Jianghai 21 chromosome 43, ASM2467909v1, whole genome shotgun sequence genomic segment:
- the LOC126980210 gene encoding putative uncharacterized protein DDB_G0290521: protein MDKETDGRLEGLTNGLTNKTSRTSFSSPSSSLTSLPPSSYSHTALPPPGPSTTTLPSPRPSPTSLPPPSSSPINLHPPCSSPTSLPTPRSSHITLLPPRSFHTTLNPHVRLADRRQQELIQAVRQSNQETLFALRSVAWNPQPHHSSVQRQLIGPPQLPVYPPYLQVLPPTHPAHHGAAYRVENLVTTRAVASAPEQLLQPRSRTWHYQRQFLYTYVGLWNTLLASQQHLEGVTLQGFKECAHQWLMAG, encoded by the exons ATGGATAAAGAGACAGATGGCAGACTCGAAGGACTGACCAACGGACTGACTAACAA AACTTCCCGCACCAGCTTCTCATCACCCAGCTCCTCCCTCACCAGCCTCCCACCTTCCAGCTACTCCCACACCGCCCTACCACCACCCGGACCCTCCACTACCACCCTCCCGTCACCCAGACCCTcccccaccagcctcccaccacccAGCTCCAGCCCCATCAACCTCCACCCACCCTGCTCCTCCCCCACCAGCCTCCCAACGCCCAGATCCTCCCACATCACCCTCCTACCACCCAGATCCTTCCACACCACCCTCAACCCACA CGTGAGACTTGCTGACCGGAGGCAGCAGGAACTTATTCAGGCAGTCCGGCAGAGCAACCAGGAAACACTGTTCGCCCTCAGGAGTGTTGCCTGGAACCCACAGCCACACCACTCCAGTGTTCAGCGACAGTTGATTGGGCCTCCACAGCTACCTGTGTACCCGCCCTACCTGCAAGTCTTGCCACCCACGCACCCAGCTCACCATGGCGCCGCCTACCG GGTCGAGAACCTGGTCACCACTAGGGCTGTAGCGTCTGCCCCCGAACAACTGCTCCAGCCCCGCAGCAGGACATGGCACTACCAGCGGCAGTTCCTGTACACCTACGTCGGCTTGTGGAACACTCTCCTTGCCTCGCAGCAGCACCTTGAGGGCGTGACTCTGCAAGGCTTCAAGGAGTGTGCGCACCAGTGGCTAATGGCAGGTTGA